One genomic window of Niveibacterium sp. SC-1 includes the following:
- a CDS encoding response regulator → MPKILVVDDEVGIRELLSEILSDEGYDIVLAENATTARAARLSAKPDLVLLDIWMPDVDGVTLLKEWAANDLLSVPVVMMSGHGTIDTAVEAVKLGAMDFLEKPIALQKLLAAVRRGLQRQPSIRPRNSVSLASFPRSAPLKDLRRRLEQIADKARSLTLRTGAGTIAELCARTLQRPGSPWLDIASLSQPIDLPALESARGGILYIEDLTQLTRAQQKNLAFALDRLDKYDLKIVCGSSRSQEELLADAWEAPVVKRLFEITLAPPSLADLKDDVPEMATQLLVYLIEGGEVPPRRLSTAALNALRTKPWPGGFGELRAAVRSLALGTLEDEIGLDDVNRQLGRANAAAAQALPLDMPLREARESFERMYFEYHLQLESGNITRLADKTGLERTHLYRKLKQLGIPLGRRGDS, encoded by the coding sequence ATGCCGAAGATTCTCGTAGTTGATGACGAAGTAGGAATCCGCGAGTTGTTGTCGGAGATTCTTTCCGACGAGGGCTACGACATCGTGCTCGCGGAGAACGCGACCACCGCGCGCGCCGCGCGCCTCTCCGCAAAACCCGACCTGGTACTGCTCGATATCTGGATGCCGGACGTGGATGGCGTCACCCTGCTGAAGGAATGGGCCGCCAACGACTTGCTCAGCGTGCCTGTGGTGATGATGTCCGGCCACGGCACGATCGACACCGCCGTGGAGGCGGTCAAGCTCGGCGCCATGGACTTCCTGGAAAAGCCGATCGCGCTGCAGAAGCTGCTCGCCGCGGTACGCCGCGGCCTCCAGCGCCAGCCTTCGATCCGCCCGCGCAATTCCGTCTCGCTCGCCTCCTTCCCGCGTTCTGCGCCGCTCAAGGACCTGCGCCGTCGCCTCGAACAGATCGCCGACAAGGCACGCTCGCTGACGCTGCGCACCGGCGCCGGCACCATCGCCGAGCTCTGCGCGCGCACCCTGCAGCGCCCGGGCAGCCCGTGGCTGGACATCGCCTCGCTCTCGCAGCCCATCGACCTTCCTGCACTGGAAAGCGCGCGCGGCGGCATCCTCTATATCGAGGACCTGACCCAGCTCACGCGCGCGCAGCAGAAGAACCTTGCCTTCGCGCTCGACCGGCTCGACAAGTACGACCTGAAGATCGTCTGCGGCAGTTCGCGCAGCCAGGAAGAGTTGCTGGCGGACGCCTGGGAGGCGCCGGTCGTCAAACGCCTCTTCGAGATCACCCTGGCGCCGCCCTCGCTCGCCGACCTCAAGGACGACGTGCCCGAGATGGCGACCCAGCTTCTCGTGTACTTGATCGAAGGCGGCGAAGTCCCGCCGCGGCGACTCTCCACCGCGGCGCTCAACGCCTTGCGCACCAAACCCTGGCCCGGTGGTTTCGGCGAATTGCGCGCGGCGGTCCGTTCGCTCGCGCTCGGCACGCTGGAAGACGAGATCGGACTGGATGATGTGAACCGTCAGCTCGGCCGCGCCAACGCCGCCGCAGCCCAGGCCTTGCCGCTGGACATGCCGCTGCGCGAAGCGCGTGAGAGCTTCGAGCGCATGTACTTCGAGTACCACCTGCAGCTGGAGAGCGGCAACATCACGCGCCTGGCGGACAAGACCGGCCTGGAACGTACCCACCTCTACCGCAAGCTCAAGCAGCTGGGGATTCCGCTCGGCCGTCGCGGTGACTCCTGA
- a CDS encoding ABC transporter ATP-binding protein, translating into MNDLAATIPFLGRRNPRAAFIFMIAVIVIAPVVASLFGRSWVRILDFALLYILLAIGLNLVVGFAGLLDLGYIAFYAVGAYTWAFLASPHFGIHLPVYVVLPLGAGLAALAGLILGFPTLRLRGDYLAIVTLGFGEIVRIFMNNLTHPVNITNGPQGIDQIDGVSFFGWELNRRLSLGGGFGIDPIFLYYYLFLLCVVLAVFLVKRLQVSRVGRAWAAIRDDELAAKAVGINTRNTKLLAFAMGATFGGVAGGLFGAFQGFVSPESFTLMESIAVLTMIVFGGMGSLSGVIVGALALSFLPEVLRQIALPLQHALFGRVYLDPEVLRMLLLSLAMILMMLLRPAGLVPSHARYSHPLPPPLPSKEAGA; encoded by the coding sequence ATGAACGACCTCGCTGCGACCATCCCTTTCCTCGGCCGCCGCAATCCGCGCGCGGCGTTCATCTTCATGATCGCGGTGATCGTGATCGCGCCCGTCGTGGCCTCGCTCTTCGGTCGCAGCTGGGTGCGCATCCTCGACTTCGCCCTGCTCTACATCCTGCTCGCGATCGGCCTGAACCTCGTGGTGGGTTTCGCGGGCCTGCTGGACCTGGGCTACATCGCCTTCTATGCAGTGGGGGCTTACACCTGGGCCTTCCTCGCGTCGCCCCACTTCGGCATCCACCTGCCGGTATATGTTGTGCTCCCGCTGGGTGCGGGCCTGGCCGCGCTGGCGGGCTTGATCCTCGGTTTCCCTACCCTGCGCTTGCGCGGCGACTATCTCGCCATCGTGACCCTGGGCTTCGGCGAGATCGTGCGCATCTTTATGAACAACCTCACCCATCCGGTGAACATCACGAACGGGCCGCAGGGCATCGACCAGATCGACGGCGTGAGCTTCTTCGGCTGGGAGTTGAACCGGCGACTCTCGCTTGGCGGCGGCTTCGGCATCGATCCGATCTTTCTCTACTACTACCTCTTCCTGCTCTGCGTCGTGCTCGCGGTCTTCCTGGTCAAGCGCCTGCAGGTCTCGCGCGTGGGGCGGGCGTGGGCGGCGATCCGCGATGATGAGCTCGCCGCGAAGGCGGTGGGCATCAACACGCGGAACACCAAGCTGCTCGCCTTTGCGATGGGGGCGACCTTCGGCGGCGTGGCCGGCGGGCTCTTCGGGGCTTTCCAGGGTTTCGTGAGCCCCGAGAGCTTCACCCTGATGGAATCGATCGCGGTGCTCACGATGATCGTCTTCGGCGGCATGGGCTCGCTTTCCGGGGTGATCGTCGGCGCGCTGGCGCTGTCCTTCCTGCCGGAGGTACTGCGGCAGATTGCGCTACCGCTGCAGCATGCGCTGTTCGGGCGCGTCTATCTCGACCCCGAAGTGCTGCGCATGCTGCTGCTTTCGCTCGCGATGATCCTGATGATGCTGCTGCGCCCCGCCGGCCTCGTGCCTTCGCATGCCCGCTACTCGCATCCGCTGCCGCCGCCGTTGCCCAGTAAGGAGGCGGGCGCATGA
- a CDS encoding branched-chain amino acid ABC transporter substrate-binding protein produces MKKSAILVALIAALAGCSKEDSVVKIGHVAPLTGNIAHLGKDNENGARLAIDDANAEGVSIGGHKVTFELVGEDDQADPKTGNIVAQRLVDAGVKGVVGHLNSGTTIPASRIYDAAGIPMISPSATNPKLTQAGLKGVFRTIANDVQQGSVMGSYAAGKLGKKVAIIDDRTAYGQGLADEVEKGVKGAGGEVVAREFTSNQATDFMAILTKIKATNPEVIVYAGMDAQGGPMLKQIKQLGIEAKWITGDGGCTPEIIKLAGDSISDKTYCTQPGLPPDQMQGGKDFKERFKAKFGTEVQIYAPYSYDAVKAIIEAMKKADSTDPAKYLPELKKITFKGVTADVAFDDKGDIKNGAVTVYQYDNGNWKALAN; encoded by the coding sequence ATGAAGAAGTCCGCGATTCTGGTCGCCCTGATCGCCGCGCTTGCCGGCTGTTCAAAAGAGGACTCGGTGGTGAAGATCGGCCATGTGGCGCCGCTCACCGGGAACATCGCCCACCTGGGCAAGGACAACGAAAACGGTGCGCGTCTCGCCATCGACGATGCCAACGCGGAAGGCGTGAGCATCGGCGGGCACAAGGTCACCTTCGAGCTCGTCGGCGAAGATGACCAGGCCGATCCGAAGACCGGCAACATCGTCGCCCAACGCCTGGTGGACGCCGGCGTCAAGGGCGTGGTCGGCCACCTGAACTCGGGCACGACGATTCCGGCCTCGCGCATCTACGATGCCGCCGGCATTCCGATGATTTCGCCCTCTGCCACCAACCCGAAGCTCACCCAGGCCGGTCTCAAAGGCGTGTTCCGCACGATCGCCAACGACGTGCAACAGGGCTCGGTGATGGGGAGCTACGCCGCCGGCAAGCTGGGCAAGAAGGTCGCGATCATCGACGACCGCACCGCCTACGGCCAGGGCCTCGCAGACGAAGTCGAGAAGGGTGTGAAGGGCGCCGGCGGCGAAGTGGTCGCGCGTGAATTCACCAGCAACCAGGCCACCGACTTCATGGCCATCCTCACCAAGATCAAGGCGACCAATCCAGAAGTGATCGTCTATGCCGGCATGGACGCCCAGGGCGGCCCGATGCTCAAGCAGATCAAGCAGCTGGGCATCGAAGCCAAGTGGATCACCGGCGACGGCGGTTGCACGCCCGAGATCATCAAGCTCGCCGGCGATTCGATCAGCGACAAGACCTACTGCACCCAGCCCGGCCTGCCGCCGGACCAGATGCAGGGTGGCAAGGACTTCAAGGAGCGCTTCAAGGCCAAGTTCGGCACCGAGGTGCAGATCTATGCGCCCTACTCCTATGACGCCGTCAAGGCGATCATCGAGGCGATGAAGAAGGCCGACTCCACCGATCCGGCCAAGTACCTGCCCGAACTGAAGAAGATCACTTTCAAGGGCGTGACGGCCGACGTTGCCTTCGACGACAAGGGCGACATCAAGAACGGTGCGGTCACCGTGTATCAGTACGACAACGGCAACTGGAAAGCCCTGGCCAACTGA
- a CDS encoding DUF4390 domain-containing protein, whose translation MLAWLVLSLALLCAAAPAAAAEPEIRYAELVSNDEQYVINADVDFELGQRLEDVLEHGIPLHFVAECIITKGRWYWWDEKVVERRLPFRVSYYALTRQYRLSVGSISQSFDSLTGALAAIKRIRNWGVVDTERLKGGESYNVALRVRLDKGQLPKPFQVTALGSREWDLETPWLSWTMLAGGAR comes from the coding sequence ATGCTGGCATGGCTCGTCCTGAGCCTGGCGCTGCTGTGCGCCGCCGCTCCTGCGGCCGCCGCCGAACCGGAAATCCGCTACGCGGAACTCGTCTCCAATGACGAGCAGTACGTCATCAACGCCGACGTGGATTTCGAACTGGGCCAACGCCTGGAAGACGTCCTCGAACACGGTATTCCCCTGCACTTCGTCGCCGAGTGCATCATCACCAAGGGTCGCTGGTACTGGTGGGACGAGAAGGTCGTCGAACGGCGCCTGCCCTTTCGCGTGAGCTACTACGCGCTGACCCGGCAATACCGGCTCTCGGTGGGCTCGATCTCCCAGAGCTTCGATTCGCTCACTGGCGCGCTCGCGGCGATCAAGCGCATCCGCAACTGGGGCGTGGTCGATACCGAGCGCCTCAAGGGCGGCGAGTCCTACAACGTGGCCCTGCGCGTGCGCCTGGACAAGGGCCAGCTGCCCAAGCCCTTCCAGGTGACGGCGCTCGGATCGCGCGAATGGGATCTGGAGACGCCCTGGCTGTCCTGGACGATGCTGGCGGGCGGGGCGCGATGA
- a CDS encoding ABC transporter ATP-binding protein: MSSEKPPPLLQLESVRVRYGQIEAVKGIDLELHPGELVSLIGANGAGKTTTLNTIAGVLAVAAGEVRYRGASIARQPSYERLRAGIALVPEGRGIFTRLTVEENLRMGAYSRTDKAEVEAGMEQVFGMLPRIRERLSQVAGTLSGGEQQMLAIGRALLSRPRVLLLDEPSMGLAPLVVEKIFEVIQTVLKQGMTILLVEQNAHIALEFSHRAYVMESGKITLSGSGNELLHDPKVRAAYLGDL, encoded by the coding sequence GTGTCCAGTGAGAAGCCACCGCCGCTGCTGCAGCTCGAATCGGTACGGGTGCGCTACGGCCAGATCGAAGCGGTCAAGGGCATCGACCTGGAACTGCATCCGGGCGAACTGGTGTCCCTGATCGGCGCCAACGGCGCGGGCAAGACCACCACGCTCAACACCATCGCCGGTGTGCTGGCGGTGGCGGCGGGCGAGGTGCGCTATCGCGGCGCCTCGATCGCCCGCCAGCCCTCTTACGAGCGCCTGCGCGCGGGGATTGCGCTGGTGCCGGAGGGGCGCGGCATCTTCACCCGGCTCACGGTGGAAGAGAACCTGCGCATGGGCGCTTATTCGCGCACGGACAAGGCCGAAGTCGAGGCCGGCATGGAGCAGGTGTTCGGCATGTTGCCGCGCATCCGTGAACGCCTGAGCCAGGTAGCCGGCACCCTTTCGGGCGGCGAGCAGCAGATGCTGGCGATCGGTCGCGCCCTGCTTTCGCGGCCGCGCGTGCTCCTGCTCGACGAGCCTTCCATGGGCCTCGCGCCGCTGGTCGTGGAGAAGATCTTCGAGGTGATCCAGACGGTGCTCAAGCAGGGCATGACCATCCTGCTGGTCGAGCAGAACGCGCACATCGCGCTGGAGTTCAGCCATCGCGCCTATGTGATGGAAAGCGGCAAGATCACGCTCAGCGGCAGCGGCAACGAATTGCTGCACGACCCGAAAGTGCGTGCGGCCTATCTGGGTGACCTGTAG
- a CDS encoding ABC transporter ATP-binding protein → MTVLLEAHGVGKRFGGLQALSEVSLSIREGEIYGLIGPNGAGKTTFFNVLTGAYVPESGHFAFAGDDLPLGRVDRIVGRGIARTFQNIRLFREMTALENVMVGRHVRTRVGVLGVVLQTRHAREEEAATAQAALKLLDYVGIAAHAQTLARNLSYGDQRRLEIARALATEPRLLALDEPAAGMNATETGALKRLIETIRKDGVTVLLIEHDVRLVMGLCDRVAVLDFGKKIAEDVPAEVQRNPAVITAYLGGAHRVQ, encoded by the coding sequence ATGACGGTACTGCTGGAGGCGCATGGCGTGGGCAAACGCTTCGGCGGTCTGCAGGCGCTCAGCGAGGTTTCGTTGAGCATCCGTGAGGGCGAAATCTATGGGCTGATCGGTCCCAACGGCGCGGGCAAGACCACCTTCTTCAACGTATTGACCGGCGCCTATGTGCCCGAGTCGGGGCACTTCGCCTTCGCGGGGGACGATCTTCCGCTGGGCAGGGTCGACCGCATCGTCGGCCGCGGCATCGCCCGCACTTTCCAGAACATCCGGCTCTTCCGCGAAATGACCGCGCTGGAGAACGTCATGGTCGGACGCCATGTGCGCACGCGGGTTGGCGTGCTCGGCGTGGTGCTGCAGACGCGCCACGCGCGCGAAGAGGAGGCTGCCACGGCGCAGGCGGCGCTCAAGCTGCTCGACTACGTGGGTATCGCCGCGCATGCGCAGACCCTGGCGCGCAATCTGTCCTACGGCGACCAGCGTCGCCTGGAGATCGCCCGCGCGCTGGCCACCGAGCCGCGCCTGCTGGCGCTGGACGAGCCGGCCGCCGGCATGAATGCGACCGAAACCGGCGCGCTCAAGCGCCTGATCGAGACGATCCGCAAGGATGGCGTCACGGTGCTGCTGATCGAGCATGACGTGCGCCTCGTCATGGGCCTGTGCGACCGCGTCGCGGTACTCGACTTCGGCAAGAAGATCGCAGAGGACGTGCCGGCCGAAGTGCAGCGCAATCCCGCGGTGATCACCGCCTATCTGGGAGGCGCGCACCGTGTCCAGTGA
- a CDS encoding branched-chain amino acid ABC transporter permease — protein MQTLLQQIINGLVVGSVYAVVALGYTMVYGILGLINFAHGEVVMVGALTALSAILFMREIAPGLNPLIYFAVGLLTAIPVCMAIGYTMERVAYRRLRNAPRLAPLITAIGVSFLLQTLAMVIWGRSYHSFPQLISTTPLQIVHGVFVTPVQITTIALSAAMMAGLVLLVMRTRLGRAMRATAENHRIAALMGVNTNGIIALTFLLGSGLAAVAGVMIASNYGVAHYSMGFLPGIKAFTAAVLGGIGNLAGAMVGGILLGLIEAIGAGYIESWTGGWLNSSYQDIFAFIILGIVLVFRPTGLLGERVADRA, from the coding sequence CTGCAAACCCTGCTGCAACAAATCATCAACGGCTTGGTGGTCGGCAGCGTCTATGCCGTCGTCGCGCTGGGCTACACGATGGTGTACGGCATCCTCGGGCTGATCAATTTCGCCCACGGTGAAGTCGTCATGGTCGGCGCCCTCACCGCGCTGTCCGCCATCCTCTTCATGCGCGAGATCGCGCCCGGCCTCAACCCCCTGATCTACTTCGCCGTCGGCCTGCTGACCGCGATTCCGGTGTGCATGGCGATCGGCTACACCATGGAGCGCGTGGCCTATCGGCGGCTGCGCAATGCCCCGCGGCTCGCACCGCTGATCACCGCGATCGGCGTCTCCTTCCTGCTGCAGACCCTCGCCATGGTGATCTGGGGCCGTAGCTACCACAGCTTCCCGCAACTGATTTCGACCACGCCCTTGCAGATCGTGCATGGGGTCTTCGTCACGCCCGTGCAGATCACCACGATCGCGCTCTCGGCGGCGATGATGGCGGGTCTCGTGCTGCTGGTGATGCGCACGCGCCTGGGCCGCGCAATGCGCGCCACCGCGGAGAATCACCGGATCGCGGCCCTGATGGGTGTGAATACCAATGGCATCATCGCCCTGACCTTCCTGCTGGGCTCGGGGCTGGCGGCGGTCGCGGGCGTGATGATCGCCTCCAACTACGGTGTGGCGCACTACTCCATGGGCTTCCTGCCCGGGATCAAGGCCTTCACCGCGGCGGTGCTCGGTGGCATCGGCAATCTCGCGGGCGCCATGGTGGGCGGCATCCTGCTCGGTCTCATCGAGGCGATCGGCGCGGGCTACATCGAGAGCTGGACGGGTGGCTGGCTCAATTCCAGCTACCAGGACATCTTCGCCTTCATCATCCTGGGCATCGTGCTGGTCTTCCGGCCGACCGGGCTTCTGGGCGAGCGGGTGGCGGATCGCGCATGA
- a CDS encoding ATP-binding protein → MRALVASAAALAGILLFLLASASSKSSIFARNFQILLGLNGTVAVLLLGLVVFQLRNLGREYLAHQFGSRLKLKLLGLFAIMAVVPGVVIYGVSLQFATRSIESWFDVRVDGALDSGLQLGRSSLDYLLNQLADSAHNAADDVGEAGGSVTSRRLDRMRENAGADTATLLAANGQVLVSTTVGSTSLLPETTTTASLRQARVGRGLRAVDGEGTSDLVLRVIVPVPSARLTDDDRFLQMTKRVPPQIAAALESIQAGYRDYQELVIGREGLIRIYSITLTLSLLMALFAAIAAAFEFARNLSAPLSILAEGTQAVAAGDFSPRQALPGRDELGILTQSFNRMTRQLQDARAQADKNRSEVEAARVYLESVLGNLSAGVLAFSEQGHLRAANRGATQILHDELDGFENLQPQDWPRHHAFRDAVIKAFQETDGDWNREVEITREDGRSQVLLIHGSRLPEHAGGGYVVVFDDVSELISAQRNAAWAEVARRLAHEIKNPLTPIQLSAERMQHKLAAKLDPDSQAILSRSTQTIVNQVEAMKRMVNDFRDYARMPLPVIASLDLNALVQEVLGLYESSRVRIAPELSEALPQVQGDATQLRQVIHNLLSNAEDALAEIESPEIRIITRREGRRGVISVCDNGPGFPPAMLPRAFEPYVTTKPRGSGLGLAIVKKIIDEHHGDIAVGNLEPHGAEIRIRLPLLPVV, encoded by the coding sequence ATGAGGGCACTAGTCGCCTCCGCGGCGGCGCTGGCGGGGATCCTGTTGTTCCTGCTGGCTTCGGCGAGTTCGAAGAGCTCGATCTTCGCGCGCAACTTCCAGATCCTGCTCGGACTCAATGGCACGGTCGCCGTGCTCTTGCTCGGCCTGGTCGTCTTCCAGCTGCGCAACCTGGGCCGCGAGTACCTGGCGCACCAGTTCGGGTCGCGCCTCAAGCTCAAACTGCTGGGCCTCTTCGCCATCATGGCGGTGGTGCCGGGCGTGGTCATCTACGGCGTCTCGCTGCAGTTCGCCACGCGCTCGATCGAGTCCTGGTTCGACGTGCGGGTGGACGGCGCGCTGGACTCCGGCCTGCAGCTGGGGCGCAGCTCACTCGACTACCTGCTCAACCAGCTGGCAGACAGCGCCCACAACGCGGCCGACGACGTGGGCGAAGCCGGCGGCAGCGTCACGTCGCGACGCCTGGACCGCATGCGCGAGAACGCGGGCGCCGACACCGCCACCCTGTTGGCCGCCAATGGCCAGGTGCTGGTCTCGACCACGGTCGGCAGTACTTCGCTGCTACCTGAAACGACCACCACGGCATCGCTACGGCAGGCACGCGTCGGCCGCGGACTGCGCGCGGTGGATGGTGAGGGCACGAGCGACCTGGTCCTGCGCGTGATCGTGCCCGTGCCTTCCGCTCGCCTCACCGACGACGACCGCTTCCTGCAAATGACCAAGCGGGTGCCGCCGCAGATCGCCGCGGCGCTGGAGAGTATCCAGGCGGGCTATCGCGACTATCAGGAACTCGTGATCGGTCGCGAGGGCCTGATCCGCATCTACAGCATCACGCTCACGCTCAGCCTGCTGATGGCTTTGTTCGCCGCGATCGCGGCCGCCTTCGAATTCGCACGCAATCTGTCCGCGCCGCTCTCTATCCTGGCCGAAGGCACGCAGGCCGTTGCCGCGGGCGACTTCAGTCCACGCCAGGCGCTGCCCGGTCGCGACGAGCTGGGCATCCTCACCCAGTCCTTCAACCGCATGACGCGCCAGTTGCAGGATGCGCGCGCCCAGGCCGACAAGAACCGCTCCGAGGTCGAGGCGGCACGGGTGTACCTGGAAAGCGTGCTGGGCAACCTTTCCGCTGGCGTGCTGGCCTTCTCCGAGCAAGGCCACCTGCGCGCCGCCAACCGTGGCGCCACGCAGATCCTGCACGACGAGCTCGACGGCTTCGAGAACCTGCAGCCGCAAGACTGGCCGCGCCACCACGCCTTCCGCGACGCGGTGATCAAGGCCTTCCAGGAAACCGACGGCGACTGGAACCGCGAGGTCGAGATCACCCGTGAAGACGGTCGCAGCCAGGTGCTGCTGATCCATGGCTCACGCCTGCCCGAGCACGCAGGAGGCGGCTACGTGGTGGTCTTCGATGACGTGAGCGAGCTCATCTCCGCGCAGCGCAATGCCGCCTGGGCCGAGGTAGCACGCCGGCTGGCGCACGAGATCAAGAATCCGCTCACGCCCATCCAGCTCTCGGCCGAGCGGATGCAGCACAAGCTCGCCGCCAAGCTCGACCCGGATTCACAGGCCATTCTTTCGCGCTCGACCCAGACCATCGTCAACCAGGTCGAGGCCATGAAACGCATGGTCAACGACTTCCGCGACTACGCGCGAATGCCCTTGCCGGTGATCGCGTCACTGGATCTCAATGCCCTGGTGCAGGAAGTGCTCGGCCTCTACGAGAGCTCGCGGGTGCGCATCGCGCCCGAGCTCTCCGAGGCGCTGCCCCAGGTCCAGGGCGACGCGACCCAGCTGCGCCAGGTCATCCACAACCTGCTCTCGAACGCTGAGGACGCACTGGCAGAAATAGAGTCGCCCGAGATACGCATCATCACCCGGCGTGAAGGCCGACGCGGTGTCATCTCGGTCTGCGACAACGGCCCGGGCTTCCCGCCCGCGATGCTGCCCCGCGCCTTCGAGCCTTACGTGACCACCAAGCCGCGCGGTTCGGGGCTGGGGCTCGCGATCGTCAAGAAGATCATTGACGAACACCATGGCGATATTGCCGTCGGCAATCTCGAGCCCCACGGCGCGGAGATCCGCATCCGGCTTCCTCTGCTTCCCGTGGTTTGA